GACCTGCCCGGGAAAAAACCACAGCAGTCCGGCCGTCATGACCAGATAGCGCAGGAATTTGCCGATGGCCATGTAGAGCACGCAGGGCCAGAACGACAGCCGCAGCCACCCCGCCACGGCGCATAGCGGATCGCCCACGGCGGGCAGCCAGGACAGCAGCAGCGCCGGCGGTCCCATGCGATGGATCCAGTCGTGGGCACGCTCGTTCCAGCGTCCGCGCATGCGTCCGCCTTCGGTCGCATCGGGATGCGGATGGGGGTGGTGTTCCTTCCAGCGCTGCACGGCGCGCTCGGCGCCCAGGCCCATGGCGTAGCTGATGGCGCCGCCCACCGTATTGCCCAGGGTCGCCACCAGGATGGCCGGCCAGAACATGTCCGGCGCCAGCTTGATGTAGCCGAATACAGCGGGTTCCGAACCCAAGGGCAGCAGGGTCGCGGACACCAGCGAAACCGTGAAGATGGCGGACAGGCCGACCGAGGGCAGCGACAGCACCCCCAGCATCCAATGCACAGCGGATAGCAGACTTTCTTCCATAGTGCGCCGAGTGTAGCCGCGCGCGGGTGCATAATCTGCCCCACCTCCCTACTTCTTGCCCCGCCTGCTGTCCATGTCCACTGACTATCTGAAACGCATCCTGAC
The sequence above is drawn from the Achromobacter xylosoxidans genome and encodes:
- a CDS encoding YqaA family protein, which translates into the protein MEESLLSAVHWMLGVLSLPSVGLSAIFTVSLVSATLLPLGSEPAVFGYIKLAPDMFWPAILVATLGNTVGGAISYAMGLGAERAVQRWKEHHPHPHPDATEGGRMRGRWNERAHDWIHRMGPPALLLSWLPAVGDPLCAVAGWLRLSFWPCVLYMAIGKFLRYLVMTAGLLWFFPGQV